One Chloroflexota bacterium genomic window carries:
- a CDS encoding IS5/IS1182 family transposase, with the protein VENGFRDFKEWRAVATRYAKKTASYLAACQIRALAIWMKLL; encoded by the coding sequence GGTGGAGAATGGCTTTCGAGACTTCAAGGAATGGCGGGCAGTGGCCACTCGCTACGCCAAAAAGACGGCATCGTACCTGGCTGCCTGCCAGATCCGGGCACTGGCCATTTGGATGAAATTACTTTGA